One Acidobacteriota bacterium DNA window includes the following coding sequences:
- a CDS encoding transglutaminase-like domain-containing protein yields MDDNDGVRSHAAIAEYFAALVGQQVEDDKIDLLCAALAIARLEYPALEVKPYIAKVDALAARAAAKIAEDRADGVEADEDVTIGALNEVLFEEEGFRGNIDDYYDPRNSFVNDVLDRKLGIPITLALLYMEVARRVGFPLFGIGMPGHFLLKHYNAEGRQLVLDPFHQGQLLTPEDCQERLDQIYGGGMRLAPEMLVAITRRQILVRMLSNLKTIYLSRRDLRRALPVVDLVLAIYPRSAEDVKQRAVLRFNLGQTRGALADFDDYLKMAPEASDADEIRQTALAIRRQNAQMN; encoded by the coding sequence ATGGACGATAATGATGGCGTGCGCAGCCACGCCGCCATCGCCGAATACTTCGCCGCGCTCGTGGGCCAGCAGGTCGAGGACGACAAGATCGACCTGCTGTGCGCCGCGCTGGCCATCGCGCGCCTCGAATACCCCGCGCTCGAGGTCAAGCCCTACATCGCCAAGGTGGACGCGCTCGCCGCGCGCGCAGCCGCGAAGATCGCCGAAGATCGCGCGGACGGCGTCGAGGCTGACGAAGACGTGACCATCGGTGCGCTCAATGAAGTCCTGTTCGAGGAAGAAGGTTTTCGCGGCAACATCGACGACTACTACGATCCGCGCAACTCGTTCGTGAACGATGTGCTCGATCGCAAGCTAGGCATCCCCATCACCCTCGCGCTGCTTTATATGGAGGTCGCGCGCCGCGTCGGCTTTCCCCTCTTCGGCATCGGCATGCCCGGCCACTTCCTGCTCAAGCATTACAACGCTGAGGGCCGCCAGTTGGTGCTCGATCCCTTTCACCAGGGACAACTGCTCACGCCGGAAGATTGCCAGGAGCGGCTTGACCAGATCTATGGCGGCGGCATGCGGCTCGCTCCCGAGATGCTCGTCGCCATCACGCGGCGCCAGATCCTGGTGCGCATGCTCTCCAACCTGAAGACCATCTATCTTTCGCGACGCGACCTGCGGCGCGCGCTGCCGGTGGTGGACCTGGTGCTGGCCATCTATCCACGCTCGGCGGAGGACGTGAAGCAGCGCGCGGTGCTGCGCTTCAATCTGGGACAGACGCGCGGCGCGCTCGCTGATTTCGATGACTACCTGAAGATGGCGCCCGAGGCTTCGGATGCCGATGAGATACGGCAGACGGCGC